The DNA window AATCATACTGGCTTGCCCTGCTGATTGTCCGTAATTGAATGCGCTTGGCGATTGGATTTTATTATTTTCACTATGCGGATTAATAGTGGTTCTATCAATAGCCGGCATCACAATTTTATATCTGTTTACCGGAGCTGATGATTGTACAAAAGTAAAAGAGTTGATAGTAGTTAATGCAACTGTATTAGTGACGCTAATTACAATTCCGTTTAACCATTTCGAACGAAATAAAACAGTCACACCGCTTACACCGTCAACTTGTGTGACATAACTTGGCGTAACAGGTAAGTCCGTTTGATCAATGGCAATTCCCATATTCACACGACGTGTAATTGCTTTTGCCGATAAGAAAGCACTTGGATTGGAAGTGGTATATGGTGTTCCGTTTTTGTTTTTGAATTTCACCCAATATTTCTGCGCAACTGCTAAATCAGAAAATAAAATGGAAGCTAAAAATGTAAGAGCGAAAATAAATTTCTTATTCATGTCCGTAACTGATTACTTGTGATTTATAAATTAATCCTGTTTTTTGGGGAATGTTATTTACCGGAGTTATTGTTGATGTTACCGGATGCTTGATGTCTATAATTTCTCTGTATACTAATCCTACTCCTACTGTGTATTTTTCAACGTAATACTGCCATGAGATTAAAGTTCTGAAATTCTTTTGCGTTACTAGTAAAGTCTTTTGTAAAGGAATAGAATTAATGTTTTCACTTTTATCGATATAGGAATAGGTATAATCCCATTGACCAATACTGTTTTTAGCATTTCCATCCCAGGTAGAACCTTCTTTAACGGGAAATATCAATTTGGTAAATCTCACATTTTCTTCAACAACTTCTACATTTGTTTTGTTCACATTGGCTTGCCAAATGTCTTTAATTGTCCAGGCAATCGAATCATAAGGTTTTGAAGCATTGAATTTTTTTATGTAACGCGCAATTTTAAGAGCGGTTTTGTTTTCAGGATCAGTGAATTCCTCTTCCAATTTTTCTTTTATGAGATATTTGTAATGTGTGGTATCTGAAGTAAATTCATCGTAAACAATGCTATCCACCTCATAAATAACATAATTACCAAGCGTAGTAGGATAGTAATCTATGCCGTTTAAAACATGAGTTTCCGAAACTGTTTTCTTTTTACAAGCAGCAAAAACAGCTATTAAAGCCAGTATGTAGAAAAGCTTTTTCAATAGCTTAAAGATACCAAATAATTTGTTGAAATAAAAGCCCCGATTTATTGCCTTATTCTTATTAAATTCGCCTCAAATTCAACGTATATGTCAGATTTTTCAAACTATAAATTCGGTACCAAGGCAATCCATGCCGGAGCCGATCCGGATCCAAGCACAGGTGCAATTATGACGCCTATATTTCAAACCAGTACCTATGTTCAGGAATCTCCTGGAAAAAACAAGGGATTTGGTTACGCACGCGGTAAAAATCCTACCCGTGAAGCATTACAGAAAAACATTGCTGCTTTAGAAAACGGTAAACACTGTGTTGCTTTTTCAAGTGGTATGGGTGCTACGGATGCAGTTATGAAATTATTACGCCCGGGTGATGAAGTTATTACCGGTGATGATTTATACGGTGGTTCTTATCGTTTATTCACGAAGATATTTGAGCCTTATGGAATAAAATTTCACTTCATTAATCTGACAGATGCGAATAACATCAAGAAGTATATTAATGCCAATACCAAAATGATTTGGGCCGAAACGCCTACCAATCCAACCATGCAGATTATTGATATTGCAGCTTGCTCTAAAATCGCTAAGGAAAATAATTTACTAATGGTGGTGGATAACACTTTTGCTTCTCCTTACTTACAAAATCCACTGGCATTAGGTGCTGATATTGTCATGCATTCGGTGACAAAATACTTAGGCGGACATAGCGATGTGGTGATGGGTGCTTTGGTAACCAATAGTGATAAATTGCACGAACAATTGTATTTCATTTTGAACAGTTGCGGAGCTAATCCCGGACCAATGGACTGTTTCTTAGTAATGCGTGGAATCAAAACCTTGCATTTACGTATGGAAAGACATTGCTATAACGGAAGAAAAATTGCTGAATACTTAAAGAATCATCCAAAGATTGAAAAAGTATATTGGCCGGGTTTCCCTGAACATCCTAATCATGAAATCGCGAAAAAACAAATGCGTGATTTCGGCGGAATGATTTCAATTGTATTAAAAGATAAG is part of the Bacteroidota bacterium genome and encodes:
- a CDS encoding cystathionine gamma-synthase, with the protein product MSDFSNYKFGTKAIHAGADPDPSTGAIMTPIFQTSTYVQESPGKNKGFGYARGKNPTREALQKNIAALENGKHCVAFSSGMGATDAVMKLLRPGDEVITGDDLYGGSYRLFTKIFEPYGIKFHFINLTDANNIKKYINANTKMIWAETPTNPTMQIIDIAACSKIAKENNLLMVVDNTFASPYLQNPLALGADIVMHSVTKYLGGHSDVVMGALVTNSDKLHEQLYFILNSCGANPGPMDCFLVMRGIKTLHLRMERHCYNGRKIAEYLKNHPKIEKVYWPGFPEHPNHEIAKKQMRDFGGMISIVLKDKSIENTFKLASSFKVFSLAESLGGVESLINHPATMTHASIPKEEREKAGVVDNLLRLSVGVEDVEDLLADLKQVLG